From Streptomyces sp. NBC_00237, a single genomic window includes:
- a CDS encoding universal stress protein, giving the protein MAEGTIVVGVDGSEQSVRALRWAARQAGLTGAKLEAVTAWEFPVWGGLTAETATFDPERESAKVLLETVQRALGTEAAAQVALHTRKGNAAEALLKQAEGADLLVVGARGYSGLKAQVLGSVSLHVVQHAPVPVTVVRGE; this is encoded by the coding sequence ATGGCAGAAGGAACGATCGTCGTCGGCGTCGACGGTTCGGAACAGTCCGTGCGCGCCCTCCGCTGGGCCGCCCGCCAGGCGGGCCTGACCGGCGCGAAGCTGGAAGCGGTGACCGCCTGGGAGTTCCCTGTCTGGGGCGGCCTGACCGCCGAGACCGCCACCTTCGACCCGGAACGGGAGTCGGCCAAGGTCCTCCTGGAAACGGTCCAGCGCGCCCTGGGCACCGAAGCGGCGGCCCAGGTCGCCCTCCACACCCGCAAGGGCAACGCGGCCGAAGCCCTCCTCAAGCAGGCCGAGGGCGCGGACCTCCTGGTGGTGGGCGCCCGAGGCTACAGCGGGCTGAAGGCCCAGGTCCTCGGCTCGGTCTCGCTGCACGTGGTGCAGCACGCGCCGGTGCCGGTGACGGTCGTACGGGGCGAGTAG